The proteins below come from a single Jaculus jaculus isolate mJacJac1 chromosome X, mJacJac1.mat.Y.cur, whole genome shotgun sequence genomic window:
- the Tceal8 gene encoding transcription elongation factor A protein-like 8, translating into MQNSCEVNEGQPQNAPKADESHPSEETPQEAEGNPPAAEESVREEAEGSVGEEPAQPAQEPKEDTPVRHLDPEEIIRGVDELERLREEIRRVRNKFVMMHWKQRHSRSRPYPVCSRP; encoded by the coding sequence ATGCAGAACTCCTGTGAAGTAAATGAAGGACAGCCACAGAACGCACCAAAGGCAGATGAAAGCCATCCTTCGGAAGAAACTCCACAGGAGGCCGAAGGCAATCCTCCAGCTGCTGAAGAAAGTGTTAGAGAAGAAGCAGAAGGAAGCGTTGGAGAAGAGCCTGCTCAGCCTGCCCAGGAACCTAAAGAGGACACTCCGGTCAGGCATTTGGACCCTGAGGAAATAATAAGAGGAGTAGATGAGTTGGAAAGGCTTAGAGAAGAGATAAGAAGAGTAAGAAACAAGTTTGTGATGATGCATTGGAAGCAAAGACATTCACGCAGCCGTCCTTACCCTGTGTGCTCCAGGCCTTGA
- the Tceal5 gene encoding transcription elongation factor A protein-like 5, which produces MEQFYKENEGKPENKRMAEDEGSTEDEGNPDEDKSDSEGKPARQGKSEDEGEPDEQGQAKDQGEPDSQGKSGGEGKPPGEGKPESQAKPASEPRAAEKRPAEDYVPRKAKRKTDRGTDDSPKDSQEDSQDRHLSSEEVVRDCADVSRAQEELRKKQKMGGFHWMQREAQDAFAPRGHRGVRGVRGGGRGQKDLEDAPYV; this is translated from the coding sequence ATGGAACAGTTctacaaagaaaatgaaggaaagccAGAAAACAAGAGAATGGCAGAAGATGAAGGAAGTACAGAAGATGAAGGGAATCCAGATGAAGACAAGTCAGACTCAGAAGGGAAGCCTGCGCGCCAAGGAAAGTCCGAGGATGAGGGAGAGCCAGACGAGCAGGGCCAAGCAAAAGACCAGGGCGAGCCAGACAGTCAGGGGAAGtcgggaggggagggcaagcccCCAGGGGAGGGGAAGCCCGAGTCCCAGGCCAAGCCAGCCAGTGAGCCCAGGGCAGCCGAAAAGCGCCCTGCTGAAGATTATGTGCCCCGGAAAGCAAAACGAAAAACGGACAGGGGGACAGATGATTCCCCCAAGGACTCTCAGGAGGACTCACAGGACAGGCACTTGAGCAGTGAGGAGGTGGTGAGAGATTGTGCAGATGTGTCAAGGGCTCAGGAGGAGCTCAGGAAAAAGCAGAAAATGGGAGGTTTTCACTGGATGCAGAGAGAGGCCCAGGATGCGTTCGCCCCCAGGGGCCACAGGGGTGTCCGAGGAGTCCGGGGCGGAGGGAGGGGCCAGAAGGATTTAGAAGATGCTCCATATGTTTAA